DNA from Desulfitibacter sp. BRH_c19:
GTAACGGGTAAATTATTACAAATCCCATTACCAACATGGATGGAATTATTAATGTCATTGCAAGCTTATTTGCAGATTCATAATTATATCTCTTCTTTTTATTATTCCTTGCAGAAAAAAATTTACCTATTGGTAACATATAAACACACCCTATTCTATATCTTGATGTATTATTCCATGATTAGAATATGCCTTGAAAATTGCCTCAATGGTTGTAAGTGACACTTCATCACCACATCCAACTTCCCCAATGTAGCCTCCTTGGGCCTTTCCAAGGTTACTAATTAAAAACTTAACTTCGTTGGAAGCTTCTTCTGGACTAATTCTATGGAGCTTTTGAAAATCTAACCTACCCCAGAAACATACTTTCTCAGCATAATTATCTCTTAACTGGTTAAAGTCAAATAAGTGAATCTGAAGATTAACAACATCAAAACCTATTTCTACAATATCGTCCATTATACTACTAATCATTCCATCACTATGCAGACAAGTAAGCTTGCCATGGTCATGAACTATACTAACCATTTCGTCATAGCAGGGCTTAAAAATATTTCTCCATGAACCGGGTGATATCATAAGACTGGTTTGTGTTCCCCAGTCATCTGAAAAGCATACTAAATCAATATCATACTTCAGATACTCTTTTAGTAGACTTAAGTTGTACTCCATTACCATATCTCTCAATTTAATCACTCTATCATCTTGATAACCTAAGTCCAATAATAGATTTTCAAAGCCCCTTAAAAAGTGCATTCTTTCAAAAAGCCTAATCCATCCGCCTTTAATGAATTTAGATCTTGTATTTTTTATATTTTCTGACATATTCCTAAATGAATCCTTTATCTCTTTAAATGGAACCCTATAACTACCTAGTTTGCTCCATTCGTCAATTGGATGCCCCTGGGGTATACCCTTGTATCCATATCCATTAGGATTATACCAGGTAACTCCCCAACTGTCTTTTACATAACCATCATGATAAGTTATATCTAAATCATGCTTTTCTTGGGATGAAAGTATTGTTGAAACATCATTAGGATATATTTTTATAATATCATGAATTTTTTCTTTATAAGATAGATAGGCACTCAGAAGTAGGTTATTATCCATAGGTACTCTATCTGGCTTTTCCAGTTTTATGGCCCTATATGTTCTTTCCTGCCCATTCATTAGGTAATTCTCCTTTGTTGTCTATTCTGCTTTGGAAATAAGAGGAAGTAGATAATTATCTACTTCCTCTTATTTAGTTATTATACTATTGTAAAAGCTCTTGTAATCTGCTTTCTGCATTGGCCCAAATTGCTTCGATTGACTTATCAGTACTAATTATTTCTTGAACGGAAGTCATGATTATTTCTGAAATCTCATTATAATCAGGTCCATATGGCAAGGCGACTACTGATGGTAATACCTCTTCCATAAAAGCTGTAGTAATAGGACTATCAGCTATTTGTGGGAATCTTTCAATTGCATCACTAGTTACTGGTGCATAGCCTACAGGTAAGATGTAATCTCTTATTCCACTTTCACTATTAACGAGGTATTCTATTAGCTTCATCGCAGAGTCCTTGTTAGCTGACTGTTTAAACACTACTAGACTGTGGTTTGTATCAGCCACATAACTTACACCATTACTGCCTGTAGGGGTTGTAGTAACACCCCAGGTGTTCCACACATCTTGCTCTGTCATATCAGTATTTAACGCTTGAATAACGCCTGACAGATAGGATCCATCAAAGCCAAAGAGTAATTTATTATCTGCAGCCGCTGGACGGAATTCACCATATTTTTTCCCTGGTTGACTATTACCTTCTTCCATGTGCTTTCTAACCCATTCACCATATTCTACCATGCCTGGTGTATTAATGTTTATATTTCCATTCATATCAACTGGTGGTGCTCCATCATTAAATGCCATCATAAAAGGCCACTGATGGAATAGACCAATTGTTCTAACGGTAGTATCAAGCTGAATCATTGTTACGTCACTTGGTAATACCCCTCTAGCCTGTTCTATTGCTTGATCTAATTCTACAATTGTTTTAGGTGGGTTATTAGGATCAAGACCAGCCTCTTCCATTAAGGTTTTATTGTACCAGAACCCATTTACTACGGGAGCCCATGGAACCGCATAGAGTTTTCCTTCCCATACTGCACCATCTAAAATGCTTTGGGGAATCTTATCCAAAAGTTCTTTTGGAATTATGTCATCAAGAGGCTCAAGAAAACCACCTGCAGCCAAAGTGATTACAGCATCCCCTTGCACTTGGGACACATCTGGAGAATTTCCACCTGCAGCCATAATAGTTATCTGCTGCATAGTATCTGATACAGGTATACCTATAACTTCAGCCTTAATGTTTGGGTTGTCAGAGTGGAAGTTCTCCATGACAGTTTGCATATTGTCTCTGGTACCTTCTTCAAGTGATACCCAATTAGTAAATTGTATGTTTACTATCTCATCAGTTGGATCCTGCGGCTCTGGTGTTGTATCATTTTGTCCGCATCCTCCTAGTACAACAAAAAGTAAAGCAAAAACAATCAATAGTGGCAAGAATCTAAATTTTCCTTTTTTCACTTATAACCCTCCTTTTAATTTGTAAGTAATTCCTTGAAACTCAGATTTACGAAATGAATAATTTTGCTTATCTAAAGGATCCCTCCTTTCAAATAAAACCTATTAATTATAAATTCATTGCGTTTGTACCACTATCAGCATCAAAGATGTGTATGAATTCTTTGCTAGCCCTTACTTTTATGTTTTCTCCAGAACATGGAATTCGTCCATATCCGCTAACCTTCATCACAATTTTGTCTTGTCCAGATGTAATCACATGGACAATTACTTCAGCCCCAATATATTCAACAATTTCCACAACCCCAGTTATTATTCCGTCTTGTTCATCGGGACTAACTGTATCTGTTAAGTTAATACACTCGGGACGAATCCCTAGAGTAACTTCTTCTTGTGCAAAATTATTAGCCACTTTATTTGTAACTTCAATAGAAACTTCTTTACCCTTAAATACCATTTTCTCTGACTCTTTTACCAGTTTTCCATTGATGAAATTCATGGGAGGAGTTCCTATAAATCCTGCAACGAAAGTGTTAACCGGCTTCATGTATATTTCATCAGGAGTTCCTAATTGCTGCAATAATCCATCCTTTAATACAGCTATTCTACTACCCATAGTCATTGCTTCTATTTGATCATGTGTAACATATATTGTGGTTGTTTTTAATTGCTGATGCAACTTAATTAGATCTGCTCTCATCTGAACCCTTAATTTGGCATCTAAGTTGCTAAGGGGTTCATCCATTAAGAAGACCTGAGGATGACGAACTATTGCTCTACCTAAAGCAACACGCTGACGCTGACCCCCTGATAACTGTTTAGGAAACCGATGCAAGTACTCAGTTATACCTAACATTTCAGCAGCTTCTTTTACTTGGTCTTCAATCAAGTTCTTTTTTATCTTTCTTAGACTGAGACTAAAAGCTATATTATCATAGATATTCTTATGCGGATATAATGCATAGTTTTGAAAAACCATGGCAATATCTCTGTTTTTTGGTTCTAGACTAGTTACCTCTTTGTTCCCAATATAAATTTCGCCGGAAGTTGGAGCTTCAAGTCCAGCAATCATCCTTAAGGTTGTACTCTTACCACAGCCTGATGGACCTACTAATACCAAAAACTCACCATCTTCAATTGTAAAGGTAATTTCTGATACTACAGGGGGACCACCAAAACTTTTAGTCAATTGTTCTAACCGCACCTCGGCCATATAATAAACCTCCAATCTGTTAGCTGAAAACTATTCTCTAGATAAAAAGCTAAAAGTTAGTGCATTATTCATAATGTATAATATTACAATATTGCTTATTTGCAATAATTATAAATCTCAGAACAATATCTTGTCAACACAAATATTAATTTTATAAACTGTAATTACCGATAAAAGCGTGAGCTCAAATTAATATATTAGAATATTCCATATCTATGTACAAGCTTCCTTCATAAAAAATATTGCTTTTTAAAAAAACTCAGCAACCTTTACAATTCCAATATATCAATGGGTTTTCATTACAAAATGAATGAAAACTGACTATTGAGACAGTTTTATTTTTAAAGTGTTATTGACAAATTAACAATGATATATCTATAATTACATATGTTGTATATATACAACTTTGCAATATTTAATTAGGGGGAATATATTATGCCTTTAGTATCTTTAAAAGAAGTATTACAAACTCACAACGGCGCAGTAGGTGCTTTTAGTACCTATGATTTATTTACGGCACAGGCTATTATGCAGGCAGGAAATAAGTTGAACCTTCCTGTAATAGCAATGATAGGTGCCCCGGTTTTAAACAAGCCTGGTAATGAAGTAATCGGACAGATAATGGTTGATCTAGCAAAGAGAGCTTCCTCTCCAGTATGTGTTTTTCTAGATCATTCACAAGACTTTGATACATGTTTAAAAGCAATTAACCTGGGTTTTAGTGCTGTGATGATTGATGGATCTCATTTAAGTTTAGAAGAAAATATAGAAATTACTAATAAGGTCTCTTTAGAAGCTAAAAAAGCTGGTGTATCAGTAGAAGCAGAACTTGGGGCTTTAGCTGGAATTGAAGATGGAGAAGAAGTAAAAGCCACAAAGATGACAAATCCAGACCATGTTAAAACTTTTTTGGAAGCAACAGACATAGATGCATTAGCCGTTTCTATTGGTAATGCCCATGGTCTTTATAAAGGTGAGCCACACCTTAACTTTGAGCTCCTTCAAACGATAGCTGAGATTTCAAAAGTACCACTAGTTTTACATGGAGGCACAGGATTAACTACACAGCAATTTGCAAAGGGTGTAGAATTGGGAATTAAGAAAATTAACATAGGTACAGAAGTGAAAAAAACATTTATTGAAGCTTTTATAAAAACACATGAAGAAAATATTGTAGGGTATGACCTGGTTGGTATACCTCAAGCTTGTAAAGATGCTGTTAAAGAAATGGTTAAAGCTAATCTTGAATTCTTTGCTAACGGTTGGAAAAATATATAGTTTTGAAAAAAGACGCCTAACCCTTTTTAAATTTTGGTTTAAGCGTCTTTTTGAAAATTAGTTTGTTAAAGTAAGGGTTCAAACCTGGCAGTAAAGTGCCTTAGAACTTCTGCCTGATAGACAAGCTTTAGTCCTTTAATATCCTGCTTTTTATCTGCAACATTTGCAAATGCATTTGCAACTACATCCATATGTCTATCTGTGTAGACCCTCCGCGGTATGGCCATCCTCAATAGTTCCATTTCAGGGTATACCTCTTCTCCTGTGACAGGATCTACGTATCCAAAAGCACAAGTTCCTATCTCCACACTTCTTATACCAGCCTCTAAGTATAACTGGCAAACAAGCGCTTGTGCTGGAAAAGACCTTTGGGGCAGGTGTTGAAGAAAACGTTTAACATCTACATAAACTCCATGACCCCCTGGTGGCTCAATAACAGGAACTCCTATAGCCAGGAGTTTATCAGCTAGGTATTTCACTTGGCCAATTCTATCTTGTAAGTATTCCTCTGAAAGAACTTCATTTAGTCCTCTAGACATGGCTTCTAAATCTCTACCGGCTAAACCCCCATAAGTAGCATAGCCCTCAAATGGAATTTGAATTCCCACGGCTTTCTTGTAATAATCGGCATTATCTTTAAAAGCAAGAAAACCACCAATATTTACAAGGGCATCTTTTTTAGCACTCATTGAACACCCATGGGCATAAGAAAACATCTTTTTTACAATATCTCGAATGCTCACATCCTTGTAATCTGGATCTCTATCTTTTATGAAAAAAGCATTTTCTGCAAATCTAGCAACATCTAGAAATAAAGGCACTCCAAATTTGTCAGCTAGCTTTCTGGCTTCCTTAAGGTTGTTTATAGAAACAGGCTGACCCCCATTGTTATTACAGGTAACTGTTATTAAGACAAAGGGTATTTTATCATGATGCTCCTTAAGTTCTTCCTCAAGCTTACTTAAGTCAATGTCTCCTTTAAAGGGTGCTTTGCAACTGCTATCATAGCCTTCTGTCTTTAAAAGATTAACAGGGATAGCCTTTCTAAGCCTAATATGACCCTCTGTTGTGTCAAAATGGAGATTTCCTGGCACTCTATCCCCTTCCTTAACAAACATCTGCATCAGTATATTTTCTGCTCCTCTGCCTTGATGGGTTGGCACAACAAAATCATATCCCATAACATCCTTAATGGTATGTTTTAGATTGAAATAGTTTTTCCCACCAGCATAGGACTCATCTCCACTCATAATACCAGCCCATTGATTATCACTCATGGCCGTAGTACCACTATCAGTAAGTAAGTCTATATAAACATCCTTACTTGCCAGATTAAAAACATTGTACCCTGCCTCAGCTAGTCTCATCTCTCTGTACTCTCTAGTAGTAACCTTAATAGGCTCTACCATCTTAATCTTGTATGGCTCAGCATATAGTGACCTGTCTTTCATGATAGACCTCCTTTGGCAAAGTGTAGTATTACTAGTAATTCTAAATTAAAAGCTTTTCTTCCTTCTAGTACGTACAAATATCTACAAAAAAGTTTTCAAACAGAAATTGCAAGGCTGTTTCCTTGTGGTATTATAATAGTATATCCAGTAAGCTTTTATGCCAGGGGGATCCTAAAATATGGAACAATCCATAATTAAAGAACTTCAAGAAAGGCTATATTGTATTGAAAATGCCCTAGACAATGTTAAAGAAGGTATACTCATTAGTGATAGGAACAGTAAAATTATATTTTATAATAAAGAAATGGCAAAACTAGATGGACTTAGGCAAAGTGAAGTTATAGGTAAAAAGATCACTGAGGTATATAAAGTTGATGATGACCATAGTGAACATCTAAATGTACTTAATACCGGAAACCCTATAAAAGAAGGTAATAGAATTTATTATACAACCCAAGGTAATCAGGTTGATATGGTGTACAAGACTTTGCCTGTCTTTAAAGAAAATGAAACCATAGGCGTCTACTCTCTCTGTCGAAATGTTGCAAAACTTAAGGAACTTCTGGAAAGAACCATGCAACTACAAAACTCCCATTCTGAAGTTAGTTCAATTGACGAAGTCGACTTAAATAACAGCACAATATATACATTTGATGATATTATTGGCAATAGCCAAATAATGAACCAACTAAAAACTGAAGCTAAACAGATTGCAGCCAGCAATACTCCAATCTTAATTACAGGAGAAACGGGAACCGGTAAAGAACTTTTTGCACAAAGCATTCACAATTATAGTCAGAAAAATTCAGAGCAGTTTTTGGCAATTAATTGTGCAGCAATACCAGAAAATCTGTTAGAGAGTCTGCTTTTTGGAACAGTTAGAGGAGCTTTTACAGGTGCAGCAGATATGTCAGGCTTTTTTGAGCAAGCTGAAGAAGGAACCATATTTTTAGACGAAATCAATTCTATGCCACTATCTTTACAGGCAAAGCTTTTAAGAGTTTTACAGGAAAGAAAGGCAAGGCGAATAGGTAGTCCAAAGGAATATTTAGTAAAGTGTAAAATCATCAGTTCTACTAATAGAGATCCACTTATTAGTTTAGAGAGACAGGAGATTCGTTCCGATTTATATTACCGGTTAGCTGGCCTAGTATTGACTATACCTCCTTTAACAGAGCATAAAGAAGATATAGCTGAATTAATTGATTATTTTATGAAAAGATACTGTTTGATTTATAAAAAAAGCACTTCAAAATTGAGTAAGGAACTGCTTGAAGTCTTGGAATCTTATGATTGGCCAGGTAACATACGTCAATTGCAGCATATTGTTGAAAATCTACTCATTAGAGCAGACAAAAGACAAATAGGAATCGAATATTTACCAGCTCATTTCAAGAAGGAGATCTCATCTCGTATTAAAACACCCACCAACCCAAAGGTTAAAACAGACATTAACAAAAAACTCGCGGAATATGAAAAAAGTATGATAGTTGAAGTCTTAAAAAAGACCAAGTGGAATATTTCCAAATCTGCAAATCAATTGGGTCTAAATAGACAGAATCTACAGTACAAAATCAAAAAATATAATCTAAAATTAAATAGCCACCCTTGAGATGGCTATTTTTTTTCAAATTTATCCTTTTAGAGTTTCATCTACAACCTTATTTACAAGCTCTTCATCTGCGACAAAGGGTATTGTAACATGACCTTTTCCTTCATACATTTTGTTAAACTCTATTATTGTTTCAATGGAATTTTCGTTTCTAGCCCAGTTGCGTCTAGCCACTCCACCTATTACGTCCCATAGCATTGCAGATTTTATGGTATTATCTATTCTTTCACTACCGTTTAAAACAAGGCCAAATCCACCATTAATTGCTTTACCAATTCCAACACCCCCGCCATTGTGGAGCGCACAAAGACTCATTCCCCTAGCGGCATTTCCGGCAAAACATTGGATTGCCATTTCGGCCATGACGTTACTTCCATCTTTGATATTGGCTGTTTCTCTAAAGGGTGAATCTGTACCACTTACATCATGGTGATCTCTACCTAGCATTACTGGGCCAATTTCCCCGTTTCTCACCATTTCATTAAACTTAAGAGCAATGGTCTTTCTTCCTTCAGCATCTTGATAGAGAATTCTAGCTTGGGTTCCTACTACGAGCTGATTGTCTTCAGCATCTCTTATCCAAATATAGTTATCCCTGTCTTGACCTCTACGGTTTGGATTAATACACTCCATAGCTGCCTTATCTGTTTTAATTAAGTCTTCATGTTTACCGCTCAAGCAAACCCACCTAAAGGGTCCGTAACCATAATCAAAGAGCATTGGTCCCATGATATCTTCTACATAAGAAGGCCAGATGAAACCATCCTTGTCGTCTATCCCATTTTTGGAAATGTCTTTTACACCCGCATCATAAACTGCTTTCATAAATGCATTTCCATAGTCAAAGAAATATGTTCCTCTTTCTGTTAACACTTTAATTAGTGCATAGTGATGTTTTAATGATTTATCTACAAGTTCTATAAATCTAGCTCTGTCTGATCCAATTAGTTCTGTTCTTTCTTCAAAGGATACTCCCTGTGGACAATAACCTCCATCATATACAGCATGACACGAAGTCTGATCTGATAATAGTTCAACATGAATATTTTTTTCTACTACGTATTCTAAGAGTTCAACAATATTTCCATGATAGGCAATGGAAATTGGCTCTTTTTTCTTTAAATATTCTTCAGCAGTAGCAAAGATATCATCAAGATTATCAGATACCTTGCCTACCCAACCCTGATTATATCTTGTCATGATTCTTGAGTAGTCAACTTCAGCTATTACACCAACACCATTTGCTATTTCTACTGCTTTAGGCTGAGCACCGCTCATACCACCAAGACCAGATGAAATGAACATGTGTCCCCTTAAGTCACCGTCTTCAGGAATTCCAAGTTTATTTCTACCTGCATTAAGAAGGGTATTAAAGGTTCCATGGACTATTCCTTGAGGTCCAATATACATCCAGCCGCCAGCTGTCATTTGCCCATAATTTGCTACACCCATCTGTTCTGCTATATCCCAATCGTGGGGATTATCAAACATTCCTATCATAAGTGAGTTTGTTATTATTACCCTAGGAGCTTCTGGTTTAGATGGAAATAAACCTAATGGATGACCCGATTGCACCACTAATGTCTGATCCTCTGTCAGGACTTCCAGGTATTTCTTTATTAATCTATACTGGAGCCAGTTCTGACATACCCTACCCGTTTCGCCATAAGTGACTAATTCATAGGGATATAGTGCTACTTCAAAGTCTAGGTTATTATCTATCATTACTTGAAAGGCTTTTCCTTCAATGCAGTTACCCTGATACTCGTCTATTGATTTTCCATATAATCTTCCTTCGGGGCGAAAGCGGTAAGCATAGATTCTTCCCCTTGTTTTTAATTCTTTAAGAAATTCAGGTGCTAAACTTTTGTGAAATTCTTCAGGTACATATCTAAGAGCATTTTTTAGTGCTACTTTAGTTTGGTCCGGTGTAAGTTTATACCCTCTATTTGGAGCTCTTCTGATACCTTCTTGAAAAACAGGCATCTCTGGAAGCTTAGCATCAAGCTTGATTATCATAGCCTTGGAAATATCCTTATTACTAATCATTGTTCATGCCCCCTTTTTCAAAAAACTTCCCTGGTGTTAAAACTGACTTTTTACTTTAGCTATGACTCTTTTGCTTAATTCTTCTGCTTCTTGCTCAATTTGGACAATTTCTGTAGTTAATCGTTTTTTATATTCCTCATCCTTAATACTTCCCAGGTTTATCTGTACGTTAAATACTGCCCCTTGTAGTCCAGCATGAGCCATGAGGCAGCCAACTCCTCCATCACTAAGGCAATTTGGATTTCCTTTAGTAATTACTGTTTCACTAAATCTGATAACCTCTAAACAGGATTTTGCTACCTCCAAGGGCAGTTCTGCTGCTTTTTTCATTGCATCCTGAATAGCTGCTGATCTTTTAGATTTATCTTGGTCTGTTTCCTTTGGTAGTTTGTACGCTTCCATCACTAAACTAAATGTTTGTGTATCTTCGTCAACATATCGTGTTAGTCTTTCCTGTAATTCATTACCCTTATCTCTGATTGTTATTAATTCTTTTTCATGTTCTTGATATTTCTCTCTTCCTACTGTTAGATTAACAACCATGTTTACAAGGGCTGCTGATAAGGCACCTGCAAATGCTGCTACGCTTCCCCCACCAGGGGCCGGGGAATCAGAAGCTACTGATTTAATAAAGTCTTTTCCAGTTAAATCTACTAACATAACATTACCTCCCATTCTCAATTCAAAATTCGGAATTCAGGATTAAGAAGTCAGCATACAGAATATGACTAAATACTATACTTTTTTTCTGGCTTCTTTTGGTTTCTGGTTTATGATTTCTAAAGCTTTGTCTCTAGTATCTGATCTATTTTAAAGTTTTCTAGTCTTAAATAATGGTCTGCTACATCTACTAATGCCTCCATTGGCGTTAAGCCAACTATTTCACTACCTATTATATTTACTCCATAGCGTTCAGCTTCGTTCTTTACTATCTCAAATATTCTAAAAAGGGATACTTCTTTAAAGTTGCACATATTAATTGTCACCTGTGCCATATCTCTTTCCTCTATTTTTATGCCTAAGCCCTTAACTGCAGGAAATCCTCCACTACTTCCTCGAATTACTTTGGCAATCTTTTTGGCAATCTCTACATTGTTTGTGTCAAGATTTATGTTGTATGCAATAAGGGGTGGTCTTGCTCCTATGGCGGTTATTCCTGCAGTAGGATGAAGCTTTGCTTCACCAAAATCTGGTTGTCTGCCTGGATCTGCTACTGCACTTTTTAGGCCCTCATACTGCCCTTTTCTAATGACTGAAAGATTTTGCCTGTCAGGGGTACAGGCAGCCTTTTCGTATAAGTAGACTGGTATTTGAAGCTTTTCCCAAACCTCTTTTCCTAGTTCCTTAGCAAGCTCTACGCATTCATCCATGGTTATTCCTCTTATTGGGATAAATGGAACTACGTCTGTAGCTCCCATTCTGGGGTGCTCACCCTTATGTTCTTCCATGTTTATTAATTCCTTTGCCTTTTCTATAGCTTTAAAAGCTGCTCGCTTTGCCGCCTGCGGCTCACCTAGAAATGTCACTACTGACCGATTGTGGCTTGCATCTGAAGAGTAGTCTACTAACTTTACTCCTTCTACACTTGTTATTACTTCAAGAATTTTTGATATGATTTCTTGGTTTGTTCCTTCACTAAAATTTGGTACGCATTGTACTATCTGAGACATCTCTATGCTCCTCCTATTACTATTTTGCCTTTTTTAACTACCTTTTCTACTAAATTGCTTCCAAATCTATAGCATAGATATTGATGATTTGGTGCATCAAAAATTACTAAGTCTGCCTGTTTTCCTTCTTCTATACTTCCTACTGACTGTGCCCTGTCTATTGCATGGGCTGCATTGATTGTTATTGCATTTATTACTTCTGCTGGTATTAATCTAAGATACAGGCATCCTATTGTCATAATGATATCCATTGAGTTTGTTGGACAGCTTCCTGGATTAAAATCCGTAGCTAGTGCTATTGCTACTCCTTTGTCTATCATCCTTCTTGCTGGTGCATAATGGTCTTCTCTAAGGTTAAATGTTGTCCCCGGTAGCAGTACACCTACCACCCCAGCCTCAGACATTTTTTCTATACCTTCATCAGTTACTACTAATAAGTGATCTGCTGATGTGGCATTTAATTCAGATGCCATTTCAGTACCACCTAAAGCATATATTTCGTCGGAATGAATTTTAAGTTTAAAACCAAGTTCCTTTGCTTTTTCTAGTACTCTTCTTGACTGTTCAACGGTAAATACTCCATTTTCACAAAATACATCACAAAATTCTGCAAGACCCTTTTCTTTAACTGCTGGCATCATTTCTTCTACTACTATATCAATAAACCTATCTTCCTTGCCCCCTTTAAATTCTGTGGGGATCGCATGGGCTCCTAAAAATGTTGGCACCAAATCTACTGGATGCTCTTCATTTAATTCCTTAATTACTTCAAGCTGCTTGATTTCATATTCTGTTTTCAAACCATAACCGCTTTTTGCTTCTGCTGTGGTGGTCCCTTGGGATAGCATCTGATTTAAGTATTTCGTGCTGGTAGCTTTTAGTTCTTCTTTAGTGGCTTCTCTAGTAGCTCGGACTGTACTTAGTATTCCACCACCTGCAGCTAAGATATCTAAGTATGCTGCCCCCTCTAGCTTTAACTCAAGTTCGTTTTCTCTTGAACCACCAAAAGCTAGGTGGGTATGTGAATCAACAAGCCCCGGAAGGACTGTCTTACCAGCAGCATCGATTATCTGGGTATCTTCAGTAATCTCTACCTTAGACTTGATTTCCTTTTCTGTTCCTACTGCTACTATCTTGTCTTCCTTTATTGCCACCCATCCGTCATTAATTATGTATAAGTTTTTAAGATCTTCTCCTGTTTTAGGTTTACTTGTTCCACCTGCGCAGGTAACTAGTTCCTTTGCATTTTTGATAATTAAATCTACTTTTTGCATCTTTTCACCTCCGAATCATTTGAGAGATAATATTCCTAAATTTAGATATTTATCATTGATATAGATTTACTTGGACAGGTGTTTGCACACAATCCACAGCCCTGGCAAATTGTCGAATCAAAAGTGATTTGCTTTTTTAGTTTACCTTTTATCCTAATTTGTCCATCTCCATAACTAAATGCATTAAATGGACAACGTTTTATACACAAGCCACAGCTGATACATTGTTCACTATTATAGTTAGCCACATTTCGCTTTAGTGGATAATAGGATTGACTACCCATTATTTCAGCTGCCCTATATGGATAACACCATTTTGGATTACAGTTACATATAAAACCAGGCCCCGCAGTCTTGAAATTTATATTAATACACTGCATAAAACCTTCTTTGTTTGCGTTTTTGACTACTTCTTTACATTCCTCTTTTGTAAGGGCTTTACCTAAACCTCTTTTCAGAAAATCATCTGCATAATTGTTAAAATGTATGCAGTATAGAACCGGCTTCTTAGCTGTCCTATGTTTAGATAGCTGATTGCAGTCACATGGTATGGCTACAATTCTATCAGCTTCTTCAATTACTTCATATACCTGTTCTAACAAAGATGGAGTATGTGCAAAGAGAAAAGAAGCCTCATGTAGATCCAACTTGCCTTCCCTTAATTTATTAAAGTTGTCTGAATGTTTTTCAATAAAAGCATTAAGATACCAACTATCAATCTTATTCCTTGCCTCGAGTGGAATATTTTCATAATCATCAAATACTGCTGCATATTTTAGCCTAGTATACAA
Protein-coding regions in this window:
- a CDS encoding imidazolonepropionase, coding for MQKVDLIIKNAKELVTCAGGTSKPKTGEDLKNLYIINDGWVAIKEDKIVAVGTEKEIKSKVEITEDTQIIDAAGKTVLPGLVDSHTHLAFGGSRENELELKLEGAAYLDILAAGGGILSTVRATREATKEELKATSTKYLNQMLSQGTTTAEAKSGYGLKTEYEIKQLEVIKELNEEHPVDLVPTFLGAHAIPTEFKGGKEDRFIDIVVEEMMPAVKEKGLAEFCDVFCENGVFTVEQSRRVLEKAKELGFKLKIHSDEIYALGGTEMASELNATSADHLLVVTDEGIEKMSEAGVVGVLLPGTTFNLREDHYAPARRMIDKGVAIALATDFNPGSCPTNSMDIIMTIGCLYLRLIPAEVINAITINAAHAIDRAQSVGSIEEGKQADLVIFDAPNHQYLCYRFGSNLVEKVVKKGKIVIGGA